TGGTCCTGAGGGCGCTTCTATTTTGTTCCCTGTGCTATGTCTCTTACTCTAACCCAGGAGGCTCGCCCCAGGCGCCCAGCCCAGCACACCCTCAGAACATCCCTTTGGTACTTCTGTCCAGGGAcagactatttttttctctctctttccagagcactgtttagctttggtttatggagattcagggaattgaacctgggactttggagcctcaggcacgagagtgtgtttgcataacaattatgctatctaccccacccccacgcctttcccaccaccaaagttctgtgcctctatTCCTTGTATTGGAAACTGTATTCATTCTTCCAAGATCATGgatatggcttgactattatttctctatctatagttatatatagtctcccattttttcctatggtctttccttttctttataaatcacacctacttccaagtgtcctacctttttattttttttccctcttttttttttattgttgtagctattattactgGTGTcaatgttgttaggacagagagaaatggagagaggaggggaagacagagaggaggagagaaagacagacacctgcagacctgctttaccgcctgggaatcgaaccccctgcaggtggggagctgggggttttcccctcttttctctgtgggtcctgatggaattattattcagagtcctctggtcctGTTCCCCTAATATTTACCCCTGGGAGCActgacccaggatctttatggggtgcagaaggtgggagttctggcttctgtaattgcttcttcactggacctgggtgttggcaggtgaatccacacccccagcctgactttctctttccctagtggggcagggctctgaagagatgaggttccaggacacactggtgagatcatctgcccagggagttcagaatgaaatcatagtagcatccaaAAAGTGGTGCCTGTGGCTTAGTGagattctgaagaaatcctggttgcactttttttttttttctagtttgtcAGGAGAGCGATCTGAGAAGGCTCCTACTCTAAGCCATCCCTCCGAGAGTCTCTGAATAACCATTATTCCCTGCCCACAACTGAGTTATTGTTTACAAACATTTTTGGGGGGTACAATAAAGTTTATTGTGATATATGAGATTAAATTATTCTAAATTGGGGGCCTGGGGATAGCACATCTGGCTAAATGCACATAttgccacatgcaaggacccaggattgagccctcactccccacctgcaggggggatgcttcatgagctgtgaaacaggtgtcctatctttctctcccactgtcaccccctcctctctcaatttctctctgtcctattcaataaagtggaaacaggaaaaaatgagtggtggattcgtagtgccagtattgagtcccagggataataaccctggtggcaaaagttcTAAATCATACAGTTGAAATGGACTTGGAGGGGGAAGATCTATAGTTTTATAAATTGTTTCACATGTATAATTAAGTCCCTGTTGTTTAACCATCTATGGCTAGGTTTGTTTCTTTTGCATGGTTCAGAGCTAAGAACTGAGAGGAGTCGGGcgatggcatacctggctgagtgcacctaTACCcaagcataaggactcaggttcaagccccgctccccacctgcaggaagtgtgctccatgagctgtgaagcaggtctgcaggtatctccctctgtctctcctctttttatttatttatttacttatttattttgcctccagggttatcgctggggcttggtgcctgaactacaaatccactgctccaggaggacattttttccccatttttgttgcccttgttattattattgttgttattactgctgttgttggataggacagagaaaatgaagagaggaggggacaacagagaagaggaaaaatagacacctgcagacctgctccaccacttgtgaagtgcgtgggggagctgggagcctgatccttatgccggtccttgcacttcatgccatgtgtgcttagcccactgtgctactgcctggccccctttcctgacctcctcctttctatctcctcatcctctcaatttctctctgccttcataaaaaaattagaaagaaaaaaatgtctgctaggaacagtggattcgaacaccagcgataaccctggaagcaaaaaaaaaaaaaaaaagagttaagacctATACTGGCTGCCTCTCACTCAACCTGATTGCGATTTTGAGTCCTTTATACGGGAGAGACTGAGTTCACTGTAGCcagagatggggggtgggggggtctgctGGCTCTGAGGGTCTGAGTTTCCTGTTCATTGTATGAACAGGTCAGACCTGGATCAACAAGTCAACTCCTGTCTCCCAAGAGATTCATTAATAACAATTAGCTGCATCTGCCTTTATCTCCCCTTCAAATTCTAAAAAtacttgatttattaatgagagaggaccagagcatcactcctggTACCCGTGGCATCAGGGATCTAACTGCAGGCCTTATATATGCATgtccagtgtttttattttatttaatttagacTGAGAAATAAATTAATAGACTAACACTTTGTATCCCATCATCTCCCCTAGCCTGTGTTTCAATGACCCAGAGTTTAACAGAAGAGGGAAGATAGATACCCTGAACTGAACTCAGTGTTTGAACCAACACTCTACCGGTGATTTGCCTCATTGGTCAGAGGGATCTTCTTGTATGAGCATTTACAACTTACATGTATGACCATGCATACATCTTACTTACACATTTCCTCACCAGTACATATAGATCAGATGAATTATTTTTGTAACCGTGATGTCATGCGACACCACCTTCCTATCAGGGGTCAATAATCCTGCCATCTTACCTTTATAGTCAGGGCTTTGGCCGTTTCCAGTAGAAACAAAGGAGCAGAGTATTTTTGTCTTGGAGGGTGCAAATTTATCTGGGGAGCCATCTTGGTGCTGAGTCATAGCTACCCCTTATGACATCACAGGTCCTTCACATTCTTTGTGCTCATGCCAGAAACACAGACCTAAGGGGATTTGACCCATCTATACCTAATCCATGTGGGGCCGATGGTGAGTGAGGAAGAGATGGACTTGTCCAGCAATTTGGGGGTGTCTGACTCACGGTGAAGGAACTCCCTTGACATCTGAAGCCTCAGGGAAGCCCCAGAGGTTGGGCACAAGTGGTAAactggatggagagggagagagggcggcCTCTTACCTTTTCCCTAACTGCTGATTGCAGGAGGAAAACGAGCCAGAAAATACTGTAGAACATACGAATGATGAGCCCCAGCAGAAAGGGAAACCAACTCATTCATCTTCAACACCACACTCAGAGCAGGTGGAGGTAGGAGGAGCCCTGACTTTGGGCTTGTGTGTTATCAATTATggtgactccccccaccccaccattgtCCATAACTGAGAACAGGAAGAAACTCttgtctttctttgtccttttctttttcaggCTAAATCGATCGAACGGGTTGAAACAAAAGGAGTGAGCGATACCGCTGGGAGATCTAGAGAAGTATGATGCCCAGGAATGGTGTGGTCTTTGTACACGAGCTGGAATGCCCCTGATATGGGAAGTTAGgttaatgtgagtgtgtgtgtgtgtgtgtgtgtacatgtttgCTTGTGAGTGAAGATTTAAAATTGGGAGTCAAGAGAagtgaagatgggggagagaaataagaaAGATAGAGCAGGTCATGGATGAGCACCGACGTCAAGGATGGAAGACCATGATTAACAATGAATTCCACTTCTCCACAAGGTAGGGCCTGAAGGGAAAGGCTATGGATCCCGACTAAGAGGGCAGGTTCAGATGGAACATGGCAGTCCTTCTTGCCCTGGGCAGACCAATTTGATCCATATAAAAACTGTgcagtagggggccaggcagtagtgcacccggttaagcgcacatagtgtgaagggcaaagactggctcaaggatcccagttagagcccctggctccccacctgcaggggagtcgcttcacaggtggtgaagcaggtctgcagggacctatctttctctcccgctcctgtcttactctcctctctcaacttctctctgtcctatctaacaataacagcaacaacaataatgggaaaaaatggcctccaggagcagtggattcatagtgcaggcacctagccccagtgataaccttggaggcaaaaaacaacaacaaaacaaggcagATGAAGTCCCATTTTGTAGTTGGGGTTCTGAGACTCAGAGGTCAATGTGAGGTGTCCAGGCCCATTTACTAGAATATGGCGGAGATGGGATACCTAcctgacctttttaaaaaatatatttttatttgttttgggtagagacagagagttgTGTCGGAAAAGGGAgacggggtggggagagacacctgcagcactgttttcatggttcatgaaacttctctcctgcagctggggactgggggcttgaacccgggtccttgcacaccgcaGTGTATTTGGTACAGAAGAGGTACAGAAGAAGGAGTGATCATTGATAGGGAATTACAGGCCCTTCCTGGCACACTGTGGGATTAAAATAAGCaggaaacagggagtcgggcggtagcacagcgggttaagcacacgtggcacaaagtgcaaggaccggcctaagaatcccggttcgagccccggctccccacctgcaggggagtcgcttcacaggtggtgaagcaggtctgcaggtgtctgtctttctcttcccctctctgtcttcccctcctctctccatttctctctgtccgatccaacaacaatgacatcaacaacaacaataataactacaacgataaaaaacaagggcaacaaaagggaataaatttttaaaaaagtaggaaACATGCTATGAAAGCACCCGCCCAccttttaattaacttactttcaTGGAGCCGGGAGAGAGCAAGGGAGCTCCCAGAACACTTCAGTTCTGGCACACGCTGATGTTAGGGTGCCAGGCTTTGACACGGAGctatctcctttttcttttttttttttttaagattttatttatttatgagaaagataggagagagaaagaaccagacatcactctggcacatatgctgccggggattgaattcgggacctcatgcttgagagtccagagctttaccactgcgccacctcccggaccacgctaTCTCTTTTTTCTTACAAGATTCCAGGGAAACAGAATGAGCGTCCTACTAGTAAGACAAGTGTCGTGAGGATCCAGGCTTGGTGGCGTGGCACCTTGGTGCGCAGGACGCTGCTGCTCGCAGCCCTCAGCGCCTGGGTCATTCAGACTTGGTGGAAGGAGAAGCTGATGGAGCAGATGGAAAAGAGGCGGCGGACGGCACTGGAGAACTTTGCCCGGAAGGAGTGGGCGGCGGTCAGCCTGCAGTCCTGGGTCCGCACGTGGCGCATTCGGAGGCGCTACTGCCGGCTGCTGCAGGCCGCCCGCATCATCCAGGCCTACTGGAGGTGCCACTCCTGCGCCTCCCGGGGGCTCATCAAGGGCCACTACAGAGTGACAACTGATCAGCTGTGTCTCGAGCTGGAGATCTTGCTGGGCTCTGGGCCTTGTATCCTGACGGAGTCTATTCCTCTCCCAATAAATCAATGAAGCGGTCTTGGCCCGGCTTCTCTGTGTCCCGAGCTTGGGGAGGACAGGGTGCATGATCACAGACAGGTAGCGTCTCACGAGCAGACTATGGGGAGAGCTAGGAGCTGTCTGAGGAGGAGAACTCCACCAGCAGGAACTGACGGGTTAGCTGGAGGTAGGGAGATTGGGGACGCTATTCACACTTGATGGAATAACTGGTACTTCTTCCCAAGACACTGTTTACTTGAaatctgggggaggggagggctgatGATGAGCCTGTTCCTCTAACCCTGTGACTGAGGGGGACCCACCCAAACCCTGTGGTTCTAGTTCCTTTCCCCAGTTCggggctgtttatttatttttgcttccagggttattgctggggctcggcacgggcactatgaatccactgctcctgggatgtttttttttccattttattggattgggtagagagaaattgagagtggagaggaagacagacagggggagagaaagacagacacctgcagacctgcttcaccgcttgtgaagtggcccccctgtaggtgcggagctggggattcacactggaatccttgtgtgggttcttgagctttgtactatgtgcgcttaacccagtgcactaccacccagccccagggctgTGTCTTGATATCCAAGTGAGAATCTGATACCAAGAGTAAAaaggtcaggggccaggtggtggagcaccaggttaagcgcacatagtatgaagtccaagggacctgcgcaaggatcccagtttgagcccctggctccccacctgcaggggagtcgcttcacatgtggtgaagcaggtctgcaggtgtctgtctttctctccctctgtctttccctcctctctctatttctctctgtcctacccaaaaaattggagaaaaaaaaatggccacaggagcagtgaaaagTCACATTTAGATTGTCCCTCTTCCCATCTGGGCACTGACATCCCACGATTCTCTTTcagagagggagggtctgggctCTTGGCTCATACCCCACCAAgaaacctgttgttaaaattcagagcttcagcaggccgggctagcttcacgggcaggtaacagagacgaccagagacatacggatgggccgggaagctgtatttctttattcaggaacaacgatttataagctaagacaaactaatcaccaaacaactctcctgcctccttcccccgcagcagcgccaaacactctcgaactctggaactctctcggggttccttggggcggggacaagcgggcccgcgaaactagcagaactgaaccaattttctcggcagggggagagctagaacaacccaatgtaaagcatacaacaattcccccttttctttttaactaaatgaccacagtatcaggggtgtggggggaacagaaacctctatcatacaggcatttttaaaaaaagaaactggcacaaacatggagaaacatgcaagcaagtaacaagaaccagtgtgctgccaagggaaggcctgagggggccatttttttgcctctgtgggcaaaactttatcagcttaaaaaaaacatttcttgcctctggggggcgtacttgtctcgacagacatttgcatgggggtgtggaacagcctagagtcccaaaggcagctggctgcaatttactatgaaacaaaacttgtcattagcataatcatagcgcgatctaacgtttctaatagagaaggaatctgagacttttacatatcaacgtctttttaaccttttgttacacccattcaagatggagacacaccctaggtgtgcgcaggaaagaaaacctcaggcatgagaataattagcatagccattgtgtaatctatcatttctaatagagaaggtaatcgagagttttacatatcaacaagtctatttaaccttttgttatacccattcaagatggagacacaccctaggtgtgcgcaggtcttgtttagaccaacttagttaaaatatattgattgttaactaatttttacctcagactttaaatgtaagttaattttatctttatgagaattacgttgaaaacctttttttatttaactttgactagtaagaatttagccttaaagttactgtttaccaaactttaaacatacacataaacatggtcattaatacacaaagagagaaacctttgttacgaagacatgtcatttcaaacacgaatctagatatgtactgtcttagttgttggggggggtgcgttgtccagtggtggtctcttgggcagcttcacttctaggaattgcaggttgcgatctctggatgaatctctgcgtattttagatcatctgccttcagacccaagctggagatctcggccaggatgtcgtttcggcagggagcccggggggtctgggaggtccgggatctgtatagaattcatagcccgagggcgggcgggccaacCTTGTAGAAgatgcgggccgaggtgccctggggtggtggccatgataggctgccgcgaccctgccccatggccctgtcatatctgctgccctgctcgcagtggccgagcagcatggagggatcccgcgtccagtgccctgcgccacgcggtggaaagccggctcctgtgggctggcctcgggctcttgcgtgttggcatcaggctcctgcatgttggcatcgggctctagcgtgttggcactgggctcctgtgtgctggcgtcggcctcctgcgggctgcggggctgcgggcgcagtgcatggggttgtctgggtgcatctggctggctggctgtttaaccaggtggaaacagcagctccgcgcctcgcctcccgcctgctggctcctcccgactccgctggctgttctgagtgtgcccgagcgagtggaaaccacagagtggtccagagataaatgttccagaaacagcgaaacagtctcgtgaagaaagggcagaggcctttggcgatctcttcacaagcacaagagaaggccatagtacataggtagccaaactgtcttcacttatctgagagatgcgcaggtcaggtccacatgggcgccatttgttgttaaaattcggaggctcctgggagtcgggcggtggcgcagcaggttaagcgcacgtggcacaaatcgccaggacctagGTAcataggtctttttggatgggtgtgttgggttccttaggatctatccccaggagaggaattgcaggatcataggataggtccatttctagccttctgagagttctccagactgttctccacagaggttggaccaattttcattcccaccagcagtgcaggagggttctttgaccccacaccctctccagcatttgctgctgttaccttttatgatgtatgacattctcacaggagtgaagtggtatctcattgtgtctttatttgcatttctctgacaatcagagacttggagcattttttcatgtgtttctcggccttttggatctcttctgtagtgaatattctgtccatgtcctcccccctatttattctctttttgttgcccttatttttgttgttgtagttattgatgtcgtcgttgttgaataggacagagagaaatggagagaggagggagacaaagagggggagagaaatatagacatctgcttcaccacctgtgaagcgactcccctgtaggtggggagccgaggactctaaccgggatccttacgccagtccttgtgctttgtgccatgtgcactcaacctgctgcgctacagccggaatTCCTCTGCTGA
Above is a window of Erinaceus europaeus chromosome 12, mEriEur2.1, whole genome shotgun sequence DNA encoding:
- the LOC103117304 gene encoding IQ domain-containing protein F1 isoform X2, which translates into the protein MEENEPENTVEHTNDEPQQKGKPTHSSSTPHSEQVEAKSIERVETKGVSDTAGRSREIPGKQNERPTSKTSVVRIQAWWRGTLVRRTLLLAALSAWVIQTWWKEKLMEQMEKRRRTALENFARKEWAAVSLQSWVRTWRIRRRYCRLLQAARIIQAYWRCHSCASRGLIKGHYRVTTDQLCLELEILLGSGPCILTESIPLPINQ
- the LOC103117304 gene encoding IQ domain-containing protein F1 isoform X1, whose amino-acid sequence is MSIYNLHEENEPENTVEHTNDEPQQKGKPTHSSSTPHSEQVEAKSIERVETKGVSDTAGRSREIPGKQNERPTSKTSVVRIQAWWRGTLVRRTLLLAALSAWVIQTWWKEKLMEQMEKRRRTALENFARKEWAAVSLQSWVRTWRIRRRYCRLLQAARIIQAYWRCHSCASRGLIKGHYRVTTDQLCLELEILLGSGPCILTESIPLPINQ